In Streptomyces sp. NBC_01707, a genomic segment contains:
- a CDS encoding TetR/AcrR family transcriptional regulator yields the protein MGVVTPPTDRTPKQDRSRATRRRLLEAAVACLAEHGWAGSTVSVVAERAGVSRGAAQHHFPTREDLFTAAVEYVAEERSAALRTLPVQGRAAVVAALVDLYTGPLFRAALQLWVAASNEASLHPRVSELEARVGRETHRIAVELLKADESRPGTRETVQGLLDMARGLGLANVLTDDTARRQRVVAQWAALLDDALN from the coding sequence ATGGGTGTTGTGACGCCCCCCACCGACAGGACCCCCAAGCAGGACCGCAGCCGCGCCACCCGCCGACGGCTGCTCGAAGCCGCGGTCGCCTGCCTCGCCGAACACGGCTGGGCAGGCTCCACGGTCTCGGTCGTCGCCGAACGCGCCGGCGTATCGCGCGGCGCCGCCCAGCACCACTTCCCCACCCGCGAGGACCTGTTCACCGCAGCCGTCGAATACGTCGCCGAGGAACGCTCCGCCGCCCTGCGCACCCTGCCCGTCCAAGGCCGCGCAGCCGTCGTCGCGGCCCTCGTCGACCTCTACACAGGACCGCTGTTCCGCGCCGCACTCCAGCTCTGGGTCGCCGCCTCGAACGAGGCGTCTCTGCACCCCCGCGTCAGCGAACTCGAAGCCCGCGTAGGCCGCGAGACCCACCGCATCGCCGTCGAACTCCTGAAGGCCGACGAATCCCGCCCCGGCACCCGAGAAACCGTCCAGGGCCTCCTCGACATGGCCCGCGGCCTCGGCCTGGCCAACGTACTGACGGACGACACCGCTCGGCGGCAGAGGGTCGTCGCACAGTGGGCGGCCCTGCTGGACGACGCACTGAACTGA
- a CDS encoding acyl-CoA dehydrogenase family protein has protein sequence MSTALETEEQQALRAAVAALGKRYGRDYMTSLVRDGAHPRELWTEAAKLGYLGVNLPEEYGGGGGGMAELSIVLEELGAAGSPLLMMIVSPAICGTVIARFGTDTQKHQWLPGLADGTLTMAFGITEPDAGSNSHRITTTARRDGGDWLLTGRKVFVSGVDIADATLIVGRTEDARTGRLKPCLFIVPRDAPGFRRSQIDMELQAPEKQFELVLDDVRLPADGLVGDEDAGLLQLFAGLNPERIMTAAFALGMGRYALGRAVEYARTRQVWKEPIGSHQAIAHPLAQAHIELELARLMMQKAARLYDEGDDIGAGEAANMAKYAAAEACVKAVDQAVHTLGGNGLTREYGIASLITAARVARIAPVSREMILNYVSHQSLGLPKSY, from the coding sequence ATGAGCACCGCCCTCGAAACCGAAGAGCAGCAAGCCCTGCGCGCCGCCGTCGCCGCACTCGGAAAGCGGTACGGGCGCGACTACATGACCTCCCTCGTCCGGGACGGCGCCCACCCCCGCGAACTGTGGACCGAAGCCGCCAAGCTCGGCTACCTGGGGGTCAACCTCCCCGAGGAGTACGGCGGCGGAGGCGGCGGCATGGCCGAACTCTCCATAGTCCTGGAAGAACTGGGAGCGGCGGGATCACCCCTCCTCATGATGATCGTCTCCCCGGCGATCTGCGGCACCGTCATCGCCCGCTTCGGCACCGACACCCAGAAACACCAGTGGCTTCCCGGCCTCGCCGACGGCACCCTCACCATGGCCTTCGGCATCACCGAACCCGACGCCGGCTCCAACTCCCACCGCATCACCACCACCGCCCGCCGCGACGGCGGGGACTGGCTGCTCACCGGGCGGAAAGTGTTCGTCTCCGGCGTCGACATCGCCGACGCCACCCTCATCGTGGGGCGCACCGAGGACGCCAGGACCGGCAGGCTCAAGCCCTGCCTCTTCATCGTCCCGCGCGACGCCCCAGGATTCCGGCGCTCGCAGATCGACATGGAACTCCAGGCACCTGAGAAGCAGTTCGAGCTGGTCCTGGACGACGTGCGGCTGCCCGCCGACGGACTTGTGGGAGACGAGGACGCAGGCCTCCTCCAGCTCTTCGCCGGGCTCAACCCCGAACGCATCATGACGGCCGCCTTCGCACTCGGCATGGGCCGGTACGCCCTCGGCCGCGCCGTCGAGTACGCGCGGACCCGGCAGGTGTGGAAGGAGCCCATCGGCTCCCACCAGGCCATCGCCCACCCTCTCGCCCAGGCGCACATCGAACTCGAACTGGCCCGCCTGATGATGCAGAAGGCGGCCAGGCTCTACGACGAGGGCGACGACATCGGCGCGGGCGAAGCCGCCAACATGGCGAAGTACGCCGCCGCCGAGGCCTGCGTGAAAGCCGTCGACCAGGCGGTGCACACCCTCGGCGGCAACGGCCTCACCCGCGAATACGGGATCGCCTCCCTGATCACCGCAGCCCGCGTCGCCCGGATCGCACCCGTCAGCCGGGAAATGATCCTGAACTACGTTTCCCACCAGTCCCTGGGTCTCCCCAAGTCGTACTGA
- a CDS encoding citrate synthase 2 produces the protein MSDFVPGLEGVIAFETEIAEPDKEGGSLRYRGVDIEDLVGHVSFGNVWGLLVDGAFNPGLPPAEPFPIPVHSGDIRVDVQSALAMLAPVWGLKPLLDIDEETARNDLARAAVMALSYVAQSARGQGLPMVPQSEIDKAQSVVERFMIRWRGEPDPKHVKAVDAYWTSAAEHGMNASTFTARVIASTGADVAAALSGAVGAMSGPLHGGAPSRVLGMIEEIERTGDATAYVKKALDKGERLMGFGHRVYRAEDPRARVLRRTAKELGAPRFEVAEALEKAALEELHARRPDRVLATNVEFWAAIMLDFAEVPAHMFTSMFTCARTAGWSAHILEQKRTGRLVRPSARYVGPGPRNPREIEGYGDITG, from the coding sequence ATGTCCGACTTCGTACCCGGGCTCGAGGGAGTCATCGCGTTCGAGACGGAGATCGCCGAACCCGACAAGGAGGGCGGTTCGCTCCGCTACCGCGGGGTCGACATCGAGGATCTCGTCGGGCACGTGTCGTTCGGGAACGTGTGGGGTCTGCTGGTCGACGGGGCGTTCAACCCCGGTCTGCCGCCCGCCGAGCCGTTCCCGATCCCGGTCCACTCGGGTGACATCCGGGTCGATGTGCAGTCCGCGCTGGCGATGCTGGCGCCGGTGTGGGGTCTGAAGCCGCTGCTCGACATCGACGAGGAGACCGCGCGCAACGATCTGGCGCGGGCCGCCGTGATGGCACTGTCGTACGTCGCCCAGTCGGCGCGCGGTCAGGGGCTGCCGATGGTTCCGCAGAGCGAGATCGACAAGGCGCAGTCCGTCGTCGAGCGGTTCATGATCCGCTGGCGCGGTGAGCCTGACCCGAAGCATGTGAAGGCCGTCGACGCGTACTGGACGTCGGCCGCCGAGCACGGCATGAACGCCTCCACGTTCACCGCGCGGGTCATCGCCTCGACGGGCGCCGATGTGGCGGCGGCGCTGTCCGGCGCGGTGGGTGCGATGTCGGGGCCGCTGCACGGTGGTGCGCCGTCCCGGGTCCTCGGGATGATCGAGGAGATCGAGCGGACCGGCGACGCGACCGCGTATGTGAAGAAGGCCCTGGACAAGGGTGAGCGGCTGATGGGCTTCGGGCACCGGGTGTACCGGGCGGAGGACCCGCGGGCGCGGGTGCTGCGGCGGACGGCGAAGGAGCTGGGCGCGCCGCGGTTCGAGGTGGCGGAGGCGCTGGAGAAGGCCGCGCTGGAGGAGCTGCACGCGCGTCGTCCGGACCGGGTGCTGGCGACGAACGTGGAGTTCTGGGCGGCGATCATGCTGGACTTCGCGGAGGTTCCGGCGCACATGTTCACGTCGATGTTCACGTGTGCGCGTACGGCGGGCTGGTCGGCGCACATTCTGGAGCAGAAGCGGACGGGCCGGCTGGTGCGGCCGTCGGCGAGGTATGTCGGGCCGGGGCCGCGCAACCCCCGGGAGATCGAGGGGTACGGCGACATCACCGGGTGA
- a CDS encoding biotin carboxylase N-terminal domain-containing protein, with translation MISTLLVANRGEIACRIFRTCRALGIATVAVYSDADADALHVREADTAVRLPGAAPADTYLRGDLVVRAARTAGADAVHPGYGFLSENAGFARAVQDAGLVWVGPPVKAIEMMASKTRAKELMAAAGVPLLAPVDPAQATADDLPLLLKAAAGGGGRGMRVVRELGALSDEMAAATAEAASAFGDGEVFAEPYVERGRHVEVQIMADAHGTVWALGTRDCSLQRRHQKVIEEAPAPGLDDGLRTRLHDAATAAARAVGYRGAGTVEFLVTADGRPYFLEMNTRLQVEHPVTEAVFGLDLVALQLSVAEGEPLPTTPPDPHGHAVEARLYAEDPARDWQPQTGALLTLDVPDEPGLRLDTGYTGGDSIGMHYDPMLAKVIAHAPTRAQAVRLLARALERARIHGPVTNRELLVRSLRHPDFTGARPDTGFYDRHLDALTRAPDDNADRHLAALAAAAAHTARHPDAIGTSRFGGWRNLPSQPQARRYRSEPDGAEHEITYRTTRSGAIDAPGARILTATAGHVTVETDDGVTHRFRLTTHHDRVHVDGATGSYTFTALPRFTDPTERTEPGSLLAPMPGTVVRLADGLAPGAAVRAGQPLIWLEAMKMEHRILAPATGTLTALHAAPGLQVEVGALLAVVQDAQEEPTP, from the coding sequence ATGATCAGCACCCTGCTCGTCGCCAATCGGGGCGAGATCGCCTGCCGGATCTTCCGCACCTGCCGTGCACTGGGCATCGCCACCGTCGCCGTGTACTCGGACGCGGACGCCGACGCACTGCACGTCAGGGAGGCCGACACCGCCGTGCGGCTGCCGGGGGCCGCGCCCGCCGACACCTATCTGCGCGGCGATCTCGTCGTACGCGCCGCGCGCACAGCGGGCGCCGACGCCGTGCACCCCGGCTACGGCTTCCTCTCCGAGAACGCCGGTTTCGCCCGGGCCGTGCAGGACGCCGGGCTCGTCTGGGTCGGCCCGCCGGTCAAGGCCATCGAGATGATGGCGTCCAAGACCCGGGCCAAGGAACTGATGGCCGCCGCCGGGGTGCCGCTGCTCGCACCCGTCGACCCGGCGCAGGCGACCGCGGACGACCTGCCGCTGCTGCTGAAGGCGGCGGCGGGCGGCGGCGGGCGCGGCATGCGGGTCGTGCGTGAACTGGGCGCGCTGTCCGACGAGATGGCGGCCGCCACGGCCGAGGCCGCGAGCGCCTTCGGCGACGGCGAAGTCTTCGCCGAGCCCTACGTCGAACGCGGCCGGCATGTCGAGGTCCAGATCATGGCCGACGCACACGGCACCGTGTGGGCGCTCGGCACCCGTGACTGCTCGCTCCAGCGCCGCCACCAGAAGGTCATCGAGGAGGCCCCCGCACCCGGCCTCGACGACGGGCTGCGCACCCGGCTGCACGACGCGGCGACCGCAGCGGCCCGCGCCGTCGGCTACCGGGGCGCGGGCACCGTCGAGTTCCTCGTCACCGCCGACGGGCGCCCGTACTTCCTCGAGATGAACACCCGGCTCCAGGTCGAACACCCCGTCACCGAAGCCGTCTTCGGGCTCGACCTCGTCGCCCTGCAACTGTCCGTCGCCGAAGGCGAACCCCTCCCCACCACGCCGCCCGACCCGCACGGGCACGCCGTCGAGGCCCGGCTCTACGCGGAGGACCCGGCCCGCGACTGGCAGCCACAGACTGGAGCACTGCTCACGCTGGACGTACCGGACGAACCCGGCCTGCGCCTCGACACCGGATACACCGGCGGCGACTCCATCGGCATGCACTACGACCCGATGCTCGCCAAGGTCATCGCCCACGCACCCACCCGCGCCCAGGCGGTACGGCTCCTCGCCCGCGCCCTGGAACGCGCCCGCATCCACGGCCCGGTCACCAACCGCGAGCTGCTCGTACGGTCCCTGCGCCACCCCGACTTCACCGGAGCCCGCCCCGACACCGGCTTCTACGACCGCCACCTGGACGCCCTCACCCGCGCCCCGGACGACAACGCGGACCGGCACCTCGCAGCCCTCGCCGCAGCCGCCGCCCACACCGCCCGGCACCCGGATGCCATCGGCACGTCCCGCTTCGGCGGCTGGCGCAACCTCCCTTCCCAGCCGCAGGCCAGGCGCTACCGCAGCGAACCCGACGGTGCCGAACACGAGATCACCTACCGCACCACCCGCAGCGGTGCGATCGACGCCCCCGGTGCCCGGATCCTCACCGCCACCGCCGGCCACGTCACCGTCGAAACCGACGACGGCGTCACCCACCGCTTCCGCCTCACCACCCACCACGACCGGGTCCACGTGGACGGCGCCACCGGCTCGTACACCTTCACCGCCCTCCCCCGCTTCACCGACCCCACCGAACGCACCGAACCCGGCTCCCTGCTCGCCCCCATGCCCGGCACCGTCGTCCGGCTCGCCGACGGCCTCGCACCCGGTGCCGCCGTCCGGGCCGGGCAGCCCCTCATCTGGCTCGAGGCGATGAAGATGGAACACCGCATCCTCGCGCCCGCCACCGGCACCCTCACCGCGCTCCACGCCGCACCCGGCCTCCAGGTGGAGGTCGGCGCCCTGCTCGCAGTCGTACAAGACGCACAGGAGGAACCGACCCCATGA
- a CDS encoding enoyl-CoA hydratase family protein — translation MKLVRTGRERGIATVRMDSQTNRNALSARLVAELRETLARYGEDDTVRAVVLTHTGNTFCAGADLGAPPDPEAFVALMREIVTLPKPVVARVDGHVRAGGLGLLAACDISAAGPASTFALTESRLGLAPAVISLPLLPRTDPRAAARYYLTGERFDAAEAARISLITLAADDVDKALTPVLDGLRRASPQGLAASKELVTATVRESFDQYAEDLIARSAALFASAEAREGMTAFLERRDPAWVL, via the coding sequence ATGAAACTGGTCCGCACCGGCCGAGAACGTGGCATCGCCACCGTACGGATGGACTCGCAGACGAACCGCAACGCACTCTCCGCGCGGCTCGTCGCCGAACTCCGCGAAACCCTCGCCCGATACGGCGAGGACGACACCGTACGGGCCGTGGTCCTCACCCACACGGGCAACACGTTCTGCGCCGGTGCGGACCTCGGCGCACCCCCCGACCCGGAAGCGTTCGTCGCCCTGATGCGGGAGATCGTCACCCTGCCCAAACCCGTGGTGGCCCGCGTCGACGGACACGTCCGGGCGGGCGGCCTCGGACTCCTCGCCGCCTGCGACATATCCGCCGCCGGACCAGCATCCACCTTCGCCCTCACCGAATCCCGGCTCGGCCTCGCCCCCGCCGTGATCTCCCTGCCCCTGCTGCCCCGCACCGACCCACGCGCCGCCGCCCGCTACTACCTCACCGGAGAACGCTTCGACGCTGCCGAAGCCGCCCGGATCTCCCTGATCACCCTCGCCGCCGACGACGTGGACAAGGCGCTCACACCCGTACTGGACGGACTGCGCCGAGCCTCACCACAGGGGCTGGCAGCATCGAAGGAGCTGGTCACAGCTACTGTGCGGGAAAGTTTCGACCAGTACGCCGAAGACCTCATCGCCCGCTCGGCAGCACTCTTCGCCTCCGCCGAGGCACGGGAAGGGATGACGGCCTTCCTCGAACGACGGGACCCCGCATGGGTGTTGTGA
- a CDS encoding acyl-CoA carboxylase subunit beta yields the protein MTVLATGLDTTSPEYAANRATMLDRLDELDTEHGKALAGGGEKYVERHRGRGKLLARERIELLVDADTPFLELSPLAAWGSEYAVGASLVTGIGVVEGVECLITANDPTVRGGASNPWTLKKALRANEIAFANRLPCISLVESGGADLPSQKEIFIPGGALFRDLTRLSAAGIPTVAVVFGNSTAGGAYVPGMSDHTVMIKERSKVFLGGPPLVKMATGEESDDESLGGADMHARTSGLADHFAVDEHDALRQARRIVARLNWRKAHADPGPAEPPKYDEDELLGIVPGDLKIPFDPREVIARLVDGSDFDAFKPLYGTSLVTGWARLHGYPVGILANAQGVLFSEESQKAAQFIQLANQRDIPLLFLHNTTGYMVGKEYEQGGIIKHGAMMINAVSNSRVPHLSVLMGASYGAGHYGMCGRAYDPRFLFAWPGSKSAVMGPQQLAGVLSIVARASAAAKGRPYDDEADAGLRAMVEQQIESESLPMFLSGRLYDDGVIDPRDTRTVLGICLSAIHTAPVEGARGGFGIFRM from the coding sequence ATGACCGTCCTGGCCACCGGGCTCGACACGACGAGTCCCGAATACGCCGCGAACCGCGCCACCATGCTCGACCGGCTCGACGAGCTCGACACCGAGCACGGCAAGGCCCTCGCGGGCGGCGGCGAGAAGTACGTCGAGCGGCACCGCGGGCGCGGCAAACTCCTCGCCCGGGAGCGGATCGAGCTGCTGGTCGATGCCGACACACCGTTCCTGGAGCTGTCGCCGCTCGCCGCCTGGGGGAGCGAGTACGCCGTGGGCGCCTCGCTCGTCACGGGCATCGGGGTCGTCGAGGGCGTCGAGTGCCTGATCACCGCCAACGACCCGACCGTACGCGGCGGCGCCTCCAACCCCTGGACCCTGAAGAAGGCCCTGCGCGCCAACGAGATCGCCTTCGCCAACCGGCTGCCCTGCATCAGCCTCGTCGAGTCCGGCGGGGCCGATCTGCCGTCCCAGAAGGAGATCTTCATCCCCGGCGGCGCCCTGTTCCGGGACCTCACCCGGCTCTCCGCCGCCGGCATCCCCACCGTCGCGGTCGTCTTCGGGAACTCCACGGCCGGCGGGGCGTACGTCCCCGGCATGTCCGACCACACCGTCATGATCAAGGAGCGGTCGAAGGTCTTTCTCGGCGGACCGCCGCTGGTGAAGATGGCGACCGGCGAGGAGAGCGACGACGAGTCCCTCGGCGGCGCCGACATGCACGCCCGCACCTCCGGACTCGCCGATCACTTCGCCGTCGACGAGCACGACGCGCTGCGCCAGGCGCGGCGGATCGTCGCCCGGCTCAACTGGCGCAAGGCCCACGCCGATCCGGGACCCGCCGAGCCGCCGAAGTACGACGAGGACGAGCTGCTCGGGATCGTGCCCGGAGATCTCAAGATCCCTTTCGATCCGCGCGAGGTGATCGCCCGGCTCGTCGACGGCTCCGACTTCGACGCGTTCAAACCGCTGTACGGGACGAGCCTGGTCACCGGCTGGGCCCGGCTGCACGGCTACCCCGTCGGCATCCTCGCCAACGCGCAAGGGGTGCTGTTCAGCGAGGAGTCGCAGAAGGCCGCCCAGTTCATCCAGCTCGCCAACCAGCGCGACATCCCCCTCCTCTTCCTGCACAACACCACCGGCTACATGGTCGGCAAGGAGTACGAGCAGGGCGGCATCATCAAACACGGCGCGATGATGATCAACGCGGTGTCCAACTCCAGGGTCCCGCACCTGTCCGTGCTGATGGGTGCCTCGTACGGGGCCGGGCACTACGGCATGTGCGGCCGCGCCTACGACCCCCGCTTCCTCTTCGCCTGGCCCGGCAGCAAGTCCGCCGTGATGGGCCCGCAGCAGCTCGCGGGCGTGCTGTCCATCGTCGCCCGGGCCTCCGCCGCAGCGAAGGGACGGCCCTACGACGACGAGGCCGACGCCGGGCTGCGCGCCATGGTGGAGCAGCAGATCGAGTCCGAGTCGCTGCCGATGTTCCTCTCCGGGCGGCTGTACGACGACGGGGTCATCGACCCGCGCGACACCAGGACCGTCCTCGGGATCTGCCTGTCCGCGATCCACACCGCCCCGGTCGAAGGCGCCCGCGGCGGCTTCGGCATCTTCCGGATGTGA
- a CDS encoding 4-coumarate--CoA ligase family protein — MVNVFRSEYADVQPLDLPIHDAVLGQAAGTYGDTVALIDGTDDTTTLTYRQLDTFHRRIAAALAATGVRKGDVVALHSPNTLAYPTVFFGATRAGATVTTVHPLATAEEFAKQLRDSSARWIVTVSPLLETARRAAELVGGIEEIFVCDRADGHTSVLDMLGSTAPEPGITIDPAEDIAALPYSSGTTGTPKGVMLTHRSMATNLEQLRPFIPMRPGHRILAVLPFFHIYGLTALMNAPLRLGATVVVLPRFDLAQFLTAIEKHRISGLYVAPPIVLALAKHPAVAQYDLSSLEYIVSAAAPLDAGLAAACSRRLGLPPVRQAYGMTELSPGTHVVPLAAENPPPGAVGKLLPGTEMRIVSLDDPDRDAGIDTDGEILIRGPQVMKGYLGRPEATADMIDADGWVHTGDIGRVDADGWLHVVDRVKELIKYKGYQVAPAELEALLLGHPSIADAAVIGVYDTDGNEVPKAYLVRQAGVAPDDLTADDVMAYVAERVSPYKKIRRVEFIGAVPRATSGKILRRELRDRESTDEAVIEKATEA, encoded by the coding sequence ATGGTGAACGTGTTCCGCAGCGAGTACGCAGACGTCCAGCCGCTCGACCTCCCCATCCATGACGCGGTCCTCGGGCAGGCCGCCGGCACCTACGGCGACACGGTCGCCCTGATCGACGGCACCGACGACACCACCACGCTCACCTACCGGCAACTCGACACGTTCCACCGCCGGATCGCGGCGGCGCTCGCCGCCACCGGGGTCCGCAAGGGCGACGTCGTCGCCCTGCACAGCCCCAACACCCTCGCCTACCCGACCGTGTTCTTCGGAGCCACCCGGGCGGGCGCCACCGTCACCACCGTGCACCCCCTCGCCACGGCGGAGGAGTTCGCCAAACAGCTCCGTGACTCCTCCGCCCGCTGGATCGTCACCGTCTCCCCGCTCCTCGAAACCGCCCGCCGCGCCGCCGAACTCGTCGGCGGCATAGAGGAGATATTCGTCTGCGACCGGGCCGACGGACACACCTCCGTACTCGACATGCTGGGCTCCACCGCCCCCGAACCGGGGATCACCATCGACCCGGCCGAGGACATCGCCGCGCTGCCGTACTCCTCCGGTACCACCGGCACACCCAAGGGCGTCATGCTCACCCACCGCTCCATGGCCACCAACCTGGAGCAGCTGCGGCCGTTCATCCCGATGCGCCCCGGCCACCGGATCCTCGCCGTCCTCCCGTTCTTCCACATCTACGGGCTGACCGCCCTGATGAACGCCCCGCTGCGGCTCGGTGCCACCGTCGTCGTCCTGCCGCGCTTCGACCTCGCCCAATTCCTCACCGCGATCGAGAAGCACCGGATCAGCGGACTGTACGTGGCCCCGCCGATCGTCCTGGCCCTCGCCAAACACCCGGCCGTCGCCCAGTACGACCTGTCCTCGCTGGAGTACATCGTCAGCGCCGCCGCCCCGCTCGACGCAGGACTCGCCGCCGCCTGCTCCCGGCGCCTCGGACTGCCGCCGGTACGGCAGGCGTACGGCATGACGGAACTCTCGCCCGGCACCCACGTCGTCCCGCTCGCCGCCGAGAACCCGCCACCGGGCGCCGTCGGCAAACTCCTGCCGGGCACCGAGATGCGGATCGTCTCCCTCGACGACCCGGACCGCGACGCCGGCATCGACACCGACGGCGAGATACTCATCCGCGGCCCACAGGTGATGAAGGGCTACCTCGGCCGGCCCGAGGCCACCGCCGACATGATCGACGCCGACGGCTGGGTGCACACCGGAGACATCGGCCGCGTCGACGCCGACGGCTGGCTCCACGTCGTCGACCGGGTCAAGGAACTCATCAAGTACAAGGGCTACCAGGTCGCCCCCGCCGAACTCGAAGCCCTGCTGCTCGGCCACCCGTCGATCGCGGACGCCGCCGTCATCGGTGTGTACGACACCGACGGCAACGAAGTCCCCAAGGCGTATCTCGTCCGGCAGGCGGGAGTCGCCCCCGACGACCTCACCGCCGACGACGTCATGGCGTACGTCGCCGAGCGCGTCTCCCCGTACAAGAAGATCCGGCGGGTCGAATTCATCGGCGCCGTACCCCGCGCCACCTCCGGAAAGATCCTCCGGCGCGAACTGCGCGACCGGGAGAGCACCGACGAAGCAGTCATCGAGAAGGCGACAGAAGCATGA
- a CDS encoding acyclic terpene utilization AtuA family protein → MTAAPLRIGNASGFYGDRFDAVREMLTDGPLDVLTGDYLAELTMLILGRSRLKDPARGYATTFLQQLEEGLGLAHERGVKIVANAGGLNPAALAGAVNELARKVGVPVRVAHVEGDSLPVPDGFLTANAYLGGHGIAACLRAGADVVVTGRVTDAALVTGPAAAHFGWGPDDHDALAGAVVAGHVLECGTQATGGNYSFFRGHDIRRPGFPLAEIHADGSSVITKHDGTGGFVDVGTVTAQLLYETGGARYAGPDVTARLDTVRLTQEGPDRVRISGVRGEAPPPTLKAGLTRLGGWRNEVVFVLTGLDIEAKAQLVQDQFAQALTGSRTGPPDEVRWELARTDRADADTEETAAALLRLVVRDQDPESVGRSVSGAAIELALGSYPGFHVTAPPGKGAPYGVFEARYVPAEDVEHVAVGPDGRRERVAPPVRTRALEEVDEPALPEPLPAGLTQLTPLGRVAGARSGDKGGDANIGIWVRTDDAWRWLAHELTVDRFRELLPETAELTVVRHVLPNLRALNFVVHGLLGEGVAAQARFDPQAKAVGEWLRSRHVPIPVTLLENTDAPEAHA, encoded by the coding sequence ATGACCGCCGCACCGCTGCGGATCGGGAACGCCTCCGGGTTCTACGGTGACCGCTTCGACGCCGTACGCGAGATGCTCACCGACGGCCCCCTCGACGTCCTCACCGGCGACTACCTCGCCGAGCTGACCATGCTCATCCTCGGGCGCAGCCGGCTCAAGGACCCCGCCCGCGGCTACGCCACCACCTTCCTGCAGCAGCTCGAGGAAGGCCTCGGGCTCGCCCACGAGCGCGGTGTGAAGATCGTCGCCAATGCCGGGGGGCTCAACCCGGCCGCACTCGCCGGGGCCGTCAACGAACTGGCGCGCAAGGTGGGCGTTCCGGTCCGGGTCGCGCATGTCGAGGGCGACAGCCTGCCCGTGCCCGACGGGTTCCTCACCGCCAACGCCTACCTCGGCGGCCACGGCATCGCCGCATGCCTGCGCGCCGGGGCCGATGTCGTCGTCACCGGCCGGGTCACCGACGCCGCCCTCGTCACCGGCCCCGCCGCCGCCCACTTCGGCTGGGGTCCGGACGACCACGACGCCCTCGCCGGGGCCGTCGTCGCCGGGCACGTCCTGGAGTGCGGCACCCAGGCCACCGGCGGGAACTACTCCTTCTTCCGCGGCCACGACATCCGCCGGCCCGGCTTCCCGCTCGCCGAGATCCACGCCGACGGGTCGTCCGTCATCACCAAGCACGACGGCACGGGCGGCTTCGTCGACGTCGGGACCGTCACCGCCCAGCTCCTCTACGAGACCGGCGGCGCCCGGTACGCCGGGCCGGACGTGACCGCCCGGCTCGACACCGTACGCCTGACCCAGGAAGGGCCCGACCGGGTCCGGATCTCCGGGGTGCGCGGCGAGGCCCCGCCGCCCACCCTCAAGGCGGGGCTCACCCGGCTCGGCGGCTGGCGCAACGAGGTCGTCTTCGTGCTCACCGGGCTCGACATCGAGGCCAAGGCGCAGCTGGTGCAGGACCAGTTCGCGCAGGCGCTCACCGGGTCCCGTACCGGGCCTCCCGACGAGGTGCGGTGGGAACTGGCCCGTACCGACAGGGCCGACGCCGACACCGAGGAGACCGCCGCCGCCCTGCTCCGGCTCGTCGTCCGCGACCAGGACCCGGAGTCCGTCGGAAGGTCGGTCTCCGGGGCCGCGATCGAGCTGGCCCTCGGCAGCTACCCGGGCTTTCATGTCACCGCCCCGCCCGGCAAGGGCGCGCCCTACGGAGTCTTCGAGGCGAGGTACGTACCGGCGGAGGACGTCGAGCACGTCGCCGTGGGGCCGGACGGGCGAAGGGAGCGGGTGGCACCACCCGTACGGACAAGGGCGCTCGAGGAAGTGGACGAGCCCGCTCTCCCCGAACCCCTGCCTGCCGGACTGACTCAGCTCACCCCCCTCGGCCGTGTCGCCGGCGCCCGGAGTGGCGACAAGGGCGGTGACGCCAACATCGGCATCTGGGTCCGCACCGACGACGCCTGGCGCTGGCTGGCGCACGAACTGACCGTCGATCGATTCCGGGAACTGCTCCCCGAAACCGCCGAGTTGACCGTCGTGCGGCACGTCCTGCCGAACCTTCGCGCGCTGAACTTCGTCGTCCACGGTCTCCTCGGCGAGGGCGTCGCCGCACAGGCCCGCTTCGATCCGCAGGCCAAGGCGGTGGGGGAGTGGCTGCGGTCCAGGCACGTACCCATCCCCGTGACCCTGCTCGAGAACACCGACGCACCGGAGGCGCACGCATGA